Proteins from a genomic interval of Gadus macrocephalus chromosome 2, ASM3116895v1:
- the LOC132470035 gene encoding dual specificity tyrosine-phosphorylation-regulated kinase 4-like, with amino-acid sequence MDARLPKRAPKPKPPAQKRAVLPALTKTQLRPLRCDGVLEPIKGKDPLPPPALKSAAVNKASLQEEKTPVLPDSTKTQLRPVLRDGGLEPIKKRVTWDLPLLVLSSAAGNKAPLQKGKTPVQPDSNKTQLRPPRLAGVLEPIKGKDPLPPPALKSAAVKKAPLRNGKTPVQPDSTKTQQRPPRLAGDLDLLPPPALKSAAGKKAPLPKGKTPVLPDFDTTPQRAPSLAATLDQKKQRVQTEKYRWCDGQRLATADALSVFRKHLTPFEQREILQYKEVWYLGIAAEKIQQKCPLSHGYDDRKGHYKMVIKDHIAYRYEVLELMGEGTFGRVLKCRDHKTQQLVAMKVIANDQRYKDEAKAEVEILELLQENDEDGVANVVHMKEHFQFRDHVCITFDLMGKSLLEVLKQREYRGLGASRVRSHAISLVQSLQFLSRSGIIHCDLKPENILVSEGDPAVIKVADFGSSLREHHNTIPIAQTMAYMSPEVILTKVYTKAIDMWSLGCILAELKTGQILFNVLDEYELVLEMTKLLGVPPNDMLKKTRLQGFLSGQRNSRDVTNAGLSVALNTSDPLLLDFVQNCLEYEPTKRMTPDEARQHPWVLMHFQSPSSSEDSSPHQSTNWEHMVDSTSAAAPSTSGPGPRPVGARDSRREGGAR; translated from the exons ATGGACGCCCGCCTCCCAAAGCGTGCGCCCAAGCCCAAGCCTCCTGCTCAGAAGAGGGCCGTGCTTCCAGCGCTCACCAAGACCCAGCTGCGACCCCTCCGCTGTGATGGTGTCCTG GAGCCAATCAAAGGGAAGGACCCTCTGCCCCCGCCGGCCTTAAAGTCTGCGGCGGTGAACAAGGCTTCTCTTCAGGAGGAGAAGACCCCCGTCCTCCCAGACAGCACCAAGACCCAGCTGAGACCCGTCCTCCGTGACGGTGGCCTG GAGCCGATCAAAAAGAGGGTCACCTGGGATCTGCCCCTGCTGGTCTTATCGTCTGCGGCGGGGAACAAAGCTCCTCTTCAGAAGGGGAAGACCCCCGTCCAACCAGACAGCAACAAGACCCAGCTGAGACCCCCCCGCCTTGCTGGTGTCCTG gaGCCAATCAAAGGGAAGGACCCCCTGCCCCCGCCGGCCTTAAAGTCTGCAGCGGTGAAAAAGGCTCCTCTTAGGAACGGGAAGACCCCCGTCCAACCAGACAGCACCAAGACCCAGCAGAGACCCCCCCGCCTTGCTGGTGACCTG GACCTTCTGCCCCCGCCGGCCTTAAAGTCTGCGGCGGGGAAAAAGGCTCCCCTTCCGAAGGGGAAGACCCCCGTCCTCCCAGACTTCGACACAACCCCGCAGAGAGCTCCAAGCCTGGCTGCTACCCTCGACCAAAAGAAGCAGAGAGTGCAGACGGAGAAGTACCGATGGTGTGATGGCCAACGATTGGCCACAGCAG ATGCCTTGTCAGTCTTCAGAAAACACCTGACACCATTTGAGCAGAGGGAAATCCTACAGTACAAGGAGGTGTGGTACCTCGGCATAGCTGCAGAGAAGATCCAGCAGAAATGCCCCCTCAGCCATGGTTATGATGACCGCAAGGGACACTACAAGATG GTTATCAAAGACCACATCGCCTACCGATATGAGGTCCTGGAGCTGATGGGTGAGGGTACCTTCGGTCGAGTCCTCAAGTGCAGAGACCACAAAACCCAGCAGCTGGTCGCCATGAAGGTCATTGCAAACGACCAGAG GTATAAAGATGAGGCGAAGGCAGAGGTGGAAATTCTGGAGCTGCTCCAGGAGAACGATGAGGATGGTGTGGCCAACGTCGTCCACATGAAGGAGCACTTTCAGTTCCGTGACCATGTGTGCATCACCTTTGACCTCATGGG AAAGAGCCTCTTGGAGGTGTTGAAACAGAGAGAGTACCGAGGGCTGGGCGCCTCTCGGGTGAGGAGCCATGCCATCTCTCTGGTGCAGTCTCTCCAGTTCCTCAGTAGGTCTGGCATCATCCACTGCGACCTGAAACCG GAGAACATCCTGGTATCAGAAGGTGACCCAGCGGTCATAAAGGTGGCTGACTTTGGGTCCAGCCTTCGTGAACATCACAACA CCATACCTATTGCCCAGACAATGGCCTACATGTCCCCAGAAGTCATTCTGACGAAGGTCTACACCAAGGCCATCGACATGTGGAGTCTGGGCTGCATCTTAGCCGAGCTCAAGACAGGCCAGATCCTATTTAACGTGCTTGATGAGTACGAGCTCGTGCTGGAAATGACGAAG CTGCTGGGTGTTCCCCCAAACGATATGCTGAAGAAGACCCGGCTTCAGGGCTTTCTCTCCG GTCAAAGAAACAGCAGAGACGTGACCAACGCGGGTCTGTCTGTGGCCCTGAACACGTCGGACCCACTCCTTCTTGACTTCGTCCAGAATTGTCTTGA ATACGAGCCGACGAAGCGCATGACCCCGGATGAGGCCAGGCAGCATCCGTGGGTTCTGATGCACTTCCAGAGTCCCAGCTCCAGCGAGGACTCTTCTCCCCACCAGTCCACCAACTGGGAGCACATGGTGGACTCCACCAGCGCCGCAGCCCCGTCCACCTCCGGACCAGGGCCCAGACCGGTCGGAGCCAGGGacagcaggagggaggggggcgccAGATGA
- the LOC132453037 gene encoding myristoylated alanine-rich C-kinase substrate-like: MSAEVLIAAVTGHPVLYDPTLFQFRDRNAKALAWAEVSRVVGWSVNECIKKWKGLRDTYRKNRKKEKERRRSGAGAGKPWKYARIMAFIDPFMEDRQSQTNMAGPVSESKSEEDTDQAAPGRAPVEDQDAPGRAQAADRLAPQAADQLAPQAADRLAPQAADQLAPQAADRLEQQAADRLAPQAADRLAPQAADRLAPQAADQLAPQAADRLAPQAADRLAPQAADRLAPQAADRLAPQAADRLAPQAADQLAPQAADRLAPQAADRLAPQAADRLAPQAADRLAPQAADQLAPQAADQLAPQAADQLAPQAADQLAPQAEEQAAGKSRRKTGRGRDQTRDALDAERLITAIEAVSNRVVSQSPPEDSDSLFFRSLQEDFKKLSFKTREDLKFQMYRMVYEAKCREVDMWDKGNGVQLTTL; the protein is encoded by the exons atgtcggctgaagtactaatcgcggctgtaactgggcacccggtgttgtacgacccaaccctttttcagtttaGAGATCGGAACGCCAAGGCCCTGGCCTGGGCGGAGGTGTCACGCgtggttggttggtctg TTAATGAGTGCATCAAGAAGTGGAAGGGTCTCAGGGACACCTACAGGAAGAATaggaaaaaggaaaaggaaaggaggaggagtggtgcAGGGGCAGGGAAGCCATGGAAGTATGCCCGCATAATGGCCTTCATAGATCCATTCATGGAAGACCGCCAAAGCCAGACCAACATGGCAGGGCCAGTGAGTGAGAGTAAGAGTGAAGAGGACACAGACCAGGCAGCACCAGGGAGAGCACCGGTCGAGGACCAGGACGCCCCGGGGAGAGCACAGGCCGCTGACCGGCTAGCACCACAGGCCGCTGACCAGCTAGCACCACAGGCCGCTGACCGGCTAGCACCACAGGCCGCTGACCAGCTAGCACCACAGGCCGCTGACCGGCTAGAACAACAGGCCGCTGACCGGCTAGCACCACAGGCCGCTGACCGGCTAGCACCACAGGCCGCTGACCGGCTAGCACCACAGGCCGCTGACCAGCTAGCACCACAGGCCGCTGACCGGCTAGCACCACAGGCCGCTGACCGGCTAGCACCACAGGCCGCTGACCGGCTAGCACCACAGGCCGCTGACCGGCTAGCACCACAGGCCGCTGACCGGCTAGCACCACAGGCCGCTGACCAGCTAGCACCACAGGCCGCTGACCGGCTAGCACCACAGGCCGCTGACCGGCTAGCACCACAGGCCGCTGACCGGCTAGCACCACAGGCCGCTGACCGGCTAGCACCACAGGCCGCTGACCAGCTAGCACCACAGGCCGCTGACCAGCTAGCACCACAGGCCGCTGACCAGCTAGCACCACAGGCCGCTGACCAGCTAGCACCACAGGCCGAGGAGCAGGCAGCGGgaaagagcaggagaaagacagGACGAGGCAGAGACCAGACTCGTGATGCTCTTGATGCGGAGAGGCTCATCACAGCTATAGAGGCTGTTAGCAATCGAGTAGTGAGTCAGAGTCCTCCAGAGGACTCTGACTCACTATTCTTTCGAAGCCTCCAAGAGGATTTTAAAAAGCTGTCTTTTAAGACTAGAGAGGATCTAAAGTTCCAAATGTACAGGATGGTGTACGAGGCCAAGTGTCGTGAGGTTGACATGTGGGATAAGGGGAACGGGGTGCAGCTGACAACATTGTGA
- the scaf1 gene encoding LOW QUALITY PROTEIN: splicing factor, arginine/serine-rich 19 (The sequence of the model RefSeq protein was modified relative to this genomic sequence to represent the inferred CDS: inserted 2 bases in 1 codon) produces MDLSPAAGFKKRPSAPSPNGHMDVAKSPPPYSPTSSPSSPSSSPSSPSSVSSCPSATATGCPDDVKDPPDGGGGGRARLSGDTVSSTSASVPSLSSSAFSSSDRPGPGRRAAADRPPERGCREIYDPFHPTDGELDGRAMEDDEDDDDDDEGDKYDPFDPTGSPASDGEAGPSADERGGKRGGGGGAGKKPKKEPPPDSTALLLPRPLIKLSLRRRLDRAPNASQRERGCDLSDHSEIEEGEIVPSVNEAVGGGGGQRAAMMPPLPSEGPFSVGTKPERVLRLLDSDGFVSVRTESAWPADGSLQDDAVVVGAGDLRRKLVSRRKERFRNGPAAPASSSSLSPQPQPAPPPPPPSLPPSSSPPGSPAPLLIALPAAAPRGSKSRKSSKSSKDRDRRKRKEGKGGGDKEEKRKKSAAAAAATKERAKEKAKGEGSRDKSRERDRRAADRRERGPEGAGGRPRSSSSNSRQRKKRRHSSPETSRSHNSSGRGAHSRRSLSSPDKERPRERDRERDRDRDRDRDRDRDRDHDRDRDRDRDRDHERDRDHDRDHDRDHDRDHDRDHDRDRDRERDRERDRDKERDRGRGRSGDRARRAKDRKDRDSSHGKRERDLDLDRDREGKERSSSRERSGTKKSKHGREGRRRVEEVVAEEEEAERDGRPWERRRRRDGRPVVPPSIQDLNGADLFAIKRTITVTTTVPGSPPEPEPASPPSPAPARGADRSLKRKKKRKRRQAEEAAAEGGGGGGGGAYRSRSRSPPRYHSYDSDHYSDKLEIDLRSLDGEALDSDYPSLEDTPPAALPPEPPLRSPKAKAAAAPKAGRHHPKKKSHDAKSRDVPAESSASSSSAARTKSKGPSPAPPGPADPPAPPAPKRGRKAGKDKDKERDKAGRKDSARSGGKALKKEGGGGGRKGKLQSKVSVMVREGVSSTTGAPNSAGKLGMDLGPTTGGGXGGPVVGGSIAVVFRRDNESRSPFLKPCSEPLSLAGRGKEPGKRGKRSALAAPPAAAAAARAKKATPSSTTSTSSSASSPSSTLATKRRRRAAKKPKDQGGAGGRAGPLGGGAGGGPEGRAEDWGGARAESPPPAGTRLSPHPAPAGPVPSSSSSSSSSSSAGGGAAPVSGATPPPRTPPPPVSAAPAARDARESSPDSQTVDSSCKTPEPSFLAEDGPAPPATPTPAPCSPLGPAPSQAAPGPSGQDDAPKALASPPCSSSSSSASAAGGGVGLSLPPASSDHNSSSSSVSSSSASKPPPPPPPPPAAPAAAVVPLPWSLPSGVDCTAGGVLALTALLFKMEEANIASRAKAQEFIHATSQILSQANQSQSQQHAPPSSASSSSSSSLNPPPSSLPSGPAPGQFLLTKAPPAHLHAGLSLGGGCAQTPPLPAGLSGMGGDSGDMGWDSESKDPDKYLKKLHTQERAVEEVKLAIKPYYQRKDINKDEYKDILRKAVHKICHSRTGEINPVKVSTLVKLYVQRYKYFRKHGRNMDDEDRDHQLNY; encoded by the exons ATGGACTTATCACCCGCCGCGGGCTTCAAGAAGAGGCCCTCGGCCCCTTCTCCAAATGGGCACATGGACGTGGCAAAGagcccccctccctactcccccacctccagcccctcgtccccgtcctcctcgccctcctccccctcgtcgGTGTCCTCCTGTCCCAGCGCCACGGCGACGGGCTGTCCCGACGACGTGAAGGACCCCccggacggcggcggcggcggcagggcCAGGCTGTCCGGGGACACGGTGTCGTCCACCTCGGCCTCGGTGCCGTCCCTCTCCAGctccgccttctcctcctcggACCGCCCCGGCCCCGGGCGCCGCGCGGCCGCCGACCGGCCCCCGGAGCGGGGCTGCAGGGAGATATACGACCCCTTCCACCCGACGGACGGGGAGCTGGACGGGAGGGCCatggaggacgacgaggacgacgacgacgacgacgaaggGGACAAATACGACCCCTTTGACCCCACGGGCTCGCCGGCGTCGGACGGCGAGGCGGGGCCCAGCGCGGACGAgcggggggggaagaggggcggcggcggcggcgcgggaAAGAAGCCGAAGAAGGAGCCGCCCCCGGACTccaccgccctcctcctcccgcggCCCCTCATCAAGCTCTCGCTCCGGCGGCGGCTGGACCGGGCCCCCAACGCCAGCCAGCGGGAGCGCGGCTGCGACCTCTCGGACCACTCCGAGATCGAGGAGGGGGAGATCGTCCCCTCGGTCAACGAGgcggtcggcggcggcggcggccagcggGCCGCCATGATGCCGCCGCTGCCCTCGGAGGGGCCGTTCTCCGTGGGCACCAAGCCGGAGCGCGTCCTGCGGCTGCTGGACAGCGACGGCTTCGTGTCGGTGCGCACGGAGAGCGCCTGGCCCGCCGACGGCTCGCTGCAGGACGACGCCGTGGTGGTGGGCGCCGGCGACCTGcggcggaagctggtgagccgCCGCAAGGAGCGCTTCCGCAACGGGcccgccgcccccgcctcctcctcctccctgtcgcCTCAGCCCCAGCcggcgccgcccccgccgcccccctcgctgcccccctcctcctcccccccggggTCGCCCGCCCCCCTGCTCATCGCCctgcccgccgccgccccgcggGGCAGCAAGAGCCGCAAGTCGTCCAAGAGCTCCAAGGACCGGGACCGACGCAAACGCAAGGAGGGCAAGGGAGGgggcgacaaggaggagaagaggaagaagagcgcggcggcggcggcggcgacgaaGGAGAGGGCCAAGGAGAAGGCCAAGGGGGAGGGGAGTCGGGACAAGAGCCGGGAGCGGGACCGCAGGGCGGCGGACAGGAGGGAGCGGGGGCCCGAGGGGGCCGGGGGCCGACctcggagcagcagcagcaacagccgccagaggaagaagaggaggcacAGCAGCCCCGAGACGTCGCGCTCGCACAACTCGTCGGGGCGCGGCGCACACAGCCGGCGCTCGCTCTCCAGCCCCGACAAGGAGCGGCCGAGGGAGAGGGACCGCGAGAGGGACCGCGACCGGGACCGCGACCGGGACAGGGACCGGGACAGGGACCACGACCGGGACAGGGACCGGGACAGGGACCGGGACCACGAGCGGGACAGGGACCACGACAGGGACCACGACCGGGACCACGACCGGGACCACGACCGGGACCACGACCGGGACCGGGACAGGGAGCGAGACCGAGAACGAGACCGAGAcaaggagagggacagaggccGAGGGCGGAGCGGGGACCGCGCCCGCCGCGCCAAAGACCGGAAGGACCGGGACTCCAGCCACGGCAAGCGGGAGcgggacctggacctggac cgggaccgggaggGCAAGGAGCgctccagcagcagagagcgCTCCGGCACCAAGAAGTCCAAACACGGGCGTGAGGGGCGTCggcgggtggaggaggtggtggcggaggaggaggaggcggagcgcgACGGGCGGCCGtgggagcggcggcggcggcgcgacGGGCGCCCGGTGGTGCCGCCGTCCATCCAGGACCTCAACGGCGCCGACCTCTTCGCCATCAAGCGCACCATCACGGTCACCACCACCGTCCCGGGCTCGccgcccgagcccgagcccgcctcgccccccagccccgcccccgcccgcgGCGCGGACCGCTCCctcaagaggaagaagaagaggaagcggcggcaggcggaggaggcggcggcggaggggggcggcggcggggggggcggggcctaccgcAGCCGCTCGCGCTCGCCGCCGCGCTACCACAGCTACGACTCGGACCACTACTCGGACAAGCTGGAGATCGACCTGCGCTCGCTGGACGGCGAGGCGCTGGACTCGGACTACCCCTCTCTGGAGGACACGCCCCCCGCCGCCCTGCCCCCCGAGCCGCCGCTGCGCTCGCCCAAGGCcaaggccgccgccgcccccaagGCCGGGCGCCACCACCCCAAGAAGAAGTCCCACGACGCCAAGTCGCGGGACGTCCCGGCCGAGTcgtcggcctcctcctcctctgcggCGCGCACCAAGAGCAAAGGcccctccccggcccccccgggccccgccgacccccccgcccccccggcccccaagCGCGGCCGCAAGGCGGGcaaggacaaggacaaggagcGGGACAAGGCGGGCCGCAAGGACTCGGCCCGCTCGGGGGGCAAGGCGCTGAAGAAggagggcgggggcgggggcaggaAGGGCAAGCTGCAGTCCAAGGTGTCGGTgatggtgagggagggggtcagCAGCACCACGGGGGCCCCCAACAGCGCCGGGAAGCTGGGCATGGACCTGGGGCCCAccacgggcggggg ggggggccccgtgGTGGGCGGCTCCATCGCGGTGGTGTTCCGCCGGGACAACGAGAGCCGGTCTCCGTTCCTGAAGCCCTGCTCGGAGCCCCTCTCGCTGGCCGGCCGCGGCAAGGAGCCGGGCAAGAGGGGCAAGCGCAGCGCGCTGGCggccccgcccgccgccgccgccgccgccagggccAAGAAGGCCACgcccagctccaccacctccacctcctcctccgcctcctcgccctcctccacgCTCGCCACCaagcgccgccgccgcgccgccaAGAAGCCCAAGGACCAGGGCGGGGCCGGCGGGCGGGcggggcccctggggggcggggccggcgggggccCCGAGGGCCGCGCCGAGGACTGGGGCGGGGCCCGCGCCGAGAGCCCGCCGCCCGCCGGCACGCGGCTCAGCCCCCACCCGGCCCCCGCCGGCCCCgtgcccagctcctcctcctcctcctcgtcttcgtcctcggccggcgggggggcggcgCCCGTCTCCGGcgccacccccccgccccgcacgccgccgccgcccgtctCCGCGGCGCCGGCGGCGCGGGACGCCCGGGAGTCGTCGCCCGACTCGCAGACGGTGGACAGCAGCTGCAAGACCCCCGAGCCGTCCTTCCTGGCGGAGGACGGCCCCGCCCCtccggccacgcccaccccgGCCCCCTGCAGCCcgctgggccccgccccctcgcaGGCCGCCCCGGGCCCCTCGGGCCAGGACGACGCCCCCAAGGCCCTGGCCtcgcccccctgctcctcctcgtcctcgtcggcctcggcggcgggggggggcgtcGGCCTCTCGCTGCCGCCCGCCTCCTCGGACcacaactcctcctcctcctccgtgtcgTCCTCCTCGGCCAGCaagcccccgccgccgccgccgccgccgcccgccgcccccgccgccgccgtcgtgcCCCTGCCCTGGAGCCTGCCCAGCGGCGTGGACTGCACCGCTGGGGGGGTGCTGGCCT tgACGGCTCTGCTCTTCAAAATGGAGGAGGCGAATATCGCCAGCCGAGCGAAAGCGCAGGAATTCATCCACGCCACGAGCCAG ATCCTCTCTCAGGCCAATCAGAGCCAGTCCCAGCAGCATGCCCCGCCCtcctcggcctcctcctcctcctcctcctccctgaaccctcccccctcctcgctgccctccggccccgcccccggccagtTCCTCCTCACCAAGGCgccccccgcccacctccacGCCGGCCTCTCCCTGGGGGGTGGCTGCGCCCAGACCCCGCCCCTGCCCGCCGGGCTgtcggggatggggggggactCCGGGGACATGGGATGGGACAGTGAGAGCAAAGACCCGGACAAG TACCTGAAGAAGCTCCACACGCAGGAGCGCGccgtggaggaggtgaagctggCCATCAAGCCGTACTACCAGCGCAAGGACATCAACAAGGACGAGTACAAGGACATCCTGAGGAAAGCCGTGCACAAG atcTGCCACAGCCGGACGGGCGAGATCAACCCGGTGAAGGTCAGCACCCTGGTCAAGCTCTACGTGCAGCGCTACAAGTACTTCCGGAAGCACGGgcgcaacatggacgacgaagACCGCGACCATCAGCTGAATTACTGA